A stretch of DNA from Coccidioides posadasii str. Silveira chromosome 1, complete sequence:
GTCATCCATGTTTATATGGAAAAAGTCGACAAAGGATTTGATCTGGGAACGAGATGCCAATGTTCCTTCTTTCTTGCCTAGTAACGTCCCAATAACTGATTAGAaggaaagaaacaaaatccGGAATACTCCATTTTCATTCGCTTCAGGACCTACCAGCATTTATAGTTTTCTCGTGCATCCACAGCCGCATTATCGATGTGCTGTCAATCCAATCCATAAGTGGATTGAACAGTATGATCAGTTTGAATTTCTTCCATAGAGGCTGCTGCTCTCGCCTGTACCGCCCTGAGCGCCGGTCGAGCGTCTGCCAACCAACTTCACGGTTCTGGCAGAGCTTGCAGAACCCGAGAACCCAGTCCGCGAAACTATGTAGGAGGGCCCAGACGGAAAACATCGcgattctttttcaagagcGTGAATCTTCTTAGGCTGGAATTGCACATATGCATTCAAGACCTTGATCACTTCGGGTTCAGCTCACGCGCCACTAGCTTTATCTACTTCCCCTCAACGATATTACGTATGGGGGCGATTTACTGCCATGGAAATGTGGGATTGTTCTGATACTTTGCCTGGCCGGACATAGGGAGCCATGACGTCATACTAAATCCCGCGGGGTTTTGCTGCTCGTGACAGCTGAAACTGGCTTCGAGAAAAACGGTCAAGGGTATTTACATAGTCTTGCATATTACACAGGTTGGTCCGGGTTCGCTAAGGCCCAGGGCATGGCTCACATATCTCTTTCAGTCAACCTCTAGTTCTCTCACCGCTAATCCTTCTGGTTGCGTCTGACCGGAAATGTACGAAGACAGTTGGACCTCATAAGCAGTTCTTTCGATAATATTACGGATTATCTTCTCTCGGAAATTCTTATCCTTTCCCCTGAAACCCTTTGATTTTCGCAAGATCTACTATTCCGTAAGGCCTCATACCCGCATAGGGACGCCATGGGTATCCTTGTGTTCGAAATGATGATTCTTGCTATAACTTACAACCTTTAGTTCTACATCCTGCAACCCTACATTTATATACGGCACACACAACCCCCAGATATATGCTGATGTTTTTCTTAGAGTTGAAGTAATTTTGCCTGGCCTGGCCTACGGCTTTTGGGAGCTGTAATCTTGGCAATGAAACAAGctttgtggagaaaccttaacCCGCCGGCTGGACTTACATCGACCCACCCTTAACTTTGGATTGGAAGTGTCACAGGCACAGTACGTTGTGTTTGTTCTCTTCAAGGTATGCCTttgttgaaaatatacttagCTCATTATTTTACTGAAAAGCTAGAGCTCTTAATCAAGGGAAATTTTAATAATAGAAGCTTCAAAAAAAGGATGTTAAGTAAATTCTAAGGTTAGTCAGCTCCCACCTGAAAAAGGAAGCCGATCGTGCTGAACTGTCTAGAAACTGCAACTAGCTTTGCCTTAGCTCACAAGGCGGTATTCCACAGCAGCTCTAACCTtagccaaaaaaaaagcacaATACATGTAGCATTACCTGCTTGTTTTCTTGATGCACATTTTTGTGTAATATTTCTCACAAATGCTCCCTGCATCATGCCCCTCTTCCATTTGCTGGCCAATAAATTCGACCAGCGTATGCTCATCAACAGTCCGCACATCATGCGTGGCTATGATGAGGACGCTTAAAATGTCGGGATTAGGTTTGAGGAGACATATGTGGGGTTGGCTCGATATGAAGTCTCGTGCGGCATCTTCATCGTTCAGTGGTTTTTTATATTGTAGAACCCGGAGCGCGCGGGACATCTTTATGGTGCCTGGAAAGGAAGATAAAGTCCGTTAGGCtactaaaaaaaaaaggaaaggaaaaaaagaaaaaaaagaccATAAGCAATATGCAGAGAGAATGGACACGGACCAATCCGTGCTTACTGCACGACGACGAATAGTCCCACCAGCAGCTTCGACTCGAGATTTTTCTTCCAGCACATCGGGATTATCCGCTGTCGTTAGCCTTTTCTGGATTATAACATGTTATCAGGCCTGTATTAAACAATGGACAATATGATGAGCATTGATACAAGTCTCCACCTACTACCTTGTACGTGAGTTTCCCTCCAGTCCATTCCAGCTCTCCTAATACAATATGTGAATCTCCCAAATTCGTAATAACCACCTCTCCCTTATTCAAATCAACTAGGGCCAAGGCAACCGTTGAACCACTAGTTGAAGCGTCATTTCCACCCGATGCGAATCCTTCGATTAGCTGATTCTCTTCCGCGTCTATCGCACCACGGATAGCATTTTCACAGTCGCCAGCTTGGAAGGCGGGCGATGAAATAAGGTTTAAATGAAGATGTTCGCTTGCGTGATCCGAGATATTAGGCCCACCGTTGGGAAAAGGCCTTGGTCAGTATCGGGTAGACTCGTATGGAACAAATCACGCACTGTCCATCGTAGACTGCAAAGAACGCAAATTGTCTGTGATCGCAGGCAGGGAAGCCTTGTGGAGTTATAAACGCATATCGATCTTCCTGACGTGGTCGTTGTCCTTGATCCTGCATTGATTAAGTTCAGTTAGGCAACTGGATCTCCTCGTTGAAGGTTTGGCTCACTGTTGCTATGCCGCAGTCTAGGGGAGAGAGCGCCTGCATAGGAGACGGCTTGGGAGCAATGTAGGAGAAGAGACAATCTACAAAAGCAAAACTAAAGTACTATATTATTCTTGAGAGCCAGACTGCTATAAAATGCGTGCCCATTCTTAaatccatactccgtacaataATCTTATATAAAAATCACCGCAGCAATTATCACAGAGTCCACAGTTGTCAACAGTCAGCATGGCAACCAGAGAACTTACACAATGCAAAATCAGCCTGACAAATGTCATTCGGAACTGAGTCACTTCACCATCTCCACAGTAAACCAGGAGGGCAATGTGAGCTCATGCATGCTTATTGAGCTCTGCCACAATGGTCATAAGCACAAATCCattaaagatcttgattTTGACAATGCTGGTATTTAGTTATCACTGTTTATTATTAATTAGTTACTATGTTTTGACAATCGCTAACCGTACTCGAGACTTAGTCCACTCCCACACAACCCTCCGTTCTTGGCCGCCCGGTCAGTCAACCCGTCAACAAGAATGCCGTCCACACCGAAGACGAAGATGTAGATGATGAGAGCGAGGATGCCGTCCACGCTGCGGACAAAGATACAGACAATGAGAACGAGGATCGCCTGCTCATGATAGGTCACAAGAGTGTGAAACTTCTATTTTTTTACAATGGAATACTTTTCTTATGGCCCTAAAGGACTGAAGCTAAATAAGTTCCCTCAGCTTGAAATCTGTTTAACTACAACTTTTAAAAAGGACATAGGAAGATTATATGTTAGGATGCCCTATCATTGTACTCTGTATGCCAATTCACCTGCTAGGAGGACCGATCACATAGCTTTAGCAAGCACCTTGACACCGGAATACTCCCTTTCCTTCTAAGTAGAACCCAAGATATTCCTCTCGTATACTGCAGCAGTTTTGCCCGTATTCTTGTTTTTGATCTGTCGATACGTCGTTAGCATCGCGAATAGCGAGTAGGTAACTATGTATAGCTAGCCTGATATCTGGGATCTGCTTCGCTAGCAGCAATATTGCGACCAGCTCGCCGTGTCGGCTGAGTCGTGACAGACACGATCGTGCCGATGCTCTCAGATGTTAGAGAGTGGGGGCCTGGGGAATTAAGTTAAATTTTAGTGGCCAAAAAAGGGGAGAGAAATGCTAATatctatactccgtacctcccACAGGTTTGTAGCGAACGTTCTGGCCCTCAGAAAAGCGAGGCATGCTGGACGGACTTGGGATGGAAAGACTGCCCTATTTTTTGATCCGCAGATTAATTAGATGAACCCCTAGTTTTTGACAGTGGCGTAGTTTAATCCCTGTggaagtactccgtaaatatCGAAGTTTTTCCCTTCGCAACAGGGGAATATATACCTCTTAGCCCAAGGATAAACATCAGCTACGTCATGGAGCGTCATCCACCGGTCGGATGTCAACAGCATTTTCGCACACTCCAGGTACGATACCGGTGCCTCTTCGGACATAGTATTTGCTGGATAGAAATGGACGTTAAATTGACTGAGAGCAAGCTCAGCTCCATGGGTCCACCATTTCAAGTTCCCGTCACTTATCTAATTTTCAACCTGTTTTTTTGAGAGTATTAAAACCTATAATCGGAGCAAGCCCACATATGCCCTCTGAGCTCTAGATATTAGTGGTTTTATTTATTGCTCCAGAAAGAGGAGTGAAGAACTAGCACAGAATGAGGCTGCAAAATACACACGTGGTAAATGGACGTTGGCGTGTCGCCGTGGTCAAGTTGTGTCTGCTGGAGAACCGGCGGCTTTGCTACAGCACCGAGATACTTCTAGCAACTTTTCGCATCTACAACTAGAGACTATTCTAttgcaaccagacaagcCATGAGATAAATTCTGTAGGTAAGGCTGGTACTTGCGTTAAAGCAGCAATGGGACAGGTAGTAGCTCTGCGGCAACTACAGCCGAAAGCTGAATTGAATTTCAATCATTTGTCACCTTTGCCGATAGTATGTGTAAAAGCTAAGGGGTTTCTCATTTATTGAAATGGTTGGGATGCACACTTCAGATGTGCTACGTGCTCATGATCTGTCACAAACTCTTCGTCTTGATATCGtcatgtagagcatgagTGATTCCGGAAGCTCGAAAATATCCATCAAGTGCCTGTTATACATTCTCAAGATGAATGGAATGTTAATGACATCGAGCATTACACGCGGGTCGATTTATTTCGTCCGGTCGGGGTTGTGAACTTTTGATGTCCCAATCTTTGAACGGTACCTAGTCGACTTCCACCTCGCAGAGATTAGTTAACTAAAGAGACATCGAGCCGGCGCCCGAAATAAACAAGCAGTAGTGTTCCACAAACCGAAACGGCGAGCCCCAACGTTTTGAAAGCCGTTTGATAACATTGACAGCCATGCTGTTCGAATGAACAAGGGATgccattaaaaaaaaaaaaagaaaaggcgaaGTCAGCTGTTGGTTAAATATAAGTGCCTTTGGTAGCAAGAAAGTTGGCTAGGGACCCAGGCAACTGAATCACTTCTACCTGATTCAAGTCAGCACGGATAAATGACGTATATCTACACCATCCTGCCCGTAAAAGATAAGGCGAAATCTCCTTTCTCTTCAATATTCCCCTTAGCTGGCCCTGTCAGCAACACGACCGGCGGGACAAGGGCAATCGGGAGCGGTCGACTGACTTTTCATGCCCGATATGCCACGAAAAATGTCGACACGTGTCAGAGATGTCGAGCGGTTTCCGCAAAATTTTCGCACTCGATTTGGACGAGGCACACGGTTCACAAGCGGGAAAGAAGCAAGGCGGGTCTCTAATGGGGTTCTGGCGTACGGTTGGAGTTTGGATTCATCACCAAGTGGCCTGATTTTAATAGATGTAGGGTATGGCATTTGCATGAAAGGGGTGTCGCTCTCATGTGCGGTCCCTCTGCTTCGCAGTTGTATCATCTGATAGGGCTCCTTGAACCCACTTCTCTTTCACCTTCGATATTACCGGCAAGTGCACGGGGTGCGTTTTCATCCCTTTCGACTATACCGACCGGGGAGAAGTGGCACGCCCCTGTATTGAAGCAAATCAGTATGTCATCCATCGGTTTGAAGCATCAAAACCATTTGCTGCTACCGAGTTACGAGAGAATGGACAAAGAGACCAAACGAGTTAAAAGATATGATCTTTGAATGATGTCGAATTCTTATTTTTCGTCGATGAGATGGCGCTGCACTTGAAAAGTGAGAGCAATGCGACATCGAAGGCTAAATGCATACCCAGTTTCAGAGAGACGAGAGTGAAACTCAGGATCAAATTCGTCAGAATCAACCTCATCAAGATGGGAGGGAGAACGCACATCTGTCGAACTCGACTGGTCGTAAGATTAAAGACAGTGCAAACTATCGCCCGGACGAAATTAGCAAGTACCTTGCAATCGAGAGCGATGGCATTGGCACAGTAGATGTTGCATTTGATGAAGTCGCCGATGGGCCTAATTGGATCTTGAGAAGTTCAACGAAAGGGCATGGCCAAGAAATACTTATATGATTAGATATGCAAATAACCGGATACTGATTCTGATTCGCGATGTCTGGACTTCCTATTTTCTTTAACGTTTGATGTCGACTGACAATTGGGCCAGCCAGCGAAGTGCTGGTTGATAGTTCCAGGAAATCGAACCGGGCCTGAGCTATATTTCACCAAACCGCCTGTCCCACCTAGGGACTGTTGAGTCGGTTGTGGATATCCGTTGGACACCGTGGTCAGAGATCCTTCGCTCCACCATTTCACCGGCAGCATATATCCCTTTTGATACAACAACTAGGATTTCATTTGATATATGCCTTGATGATGAAAGCGCGCAGAGAATCATGCAGCTCCATGTCAACTGCCCGGACAAACCTGCAAGATATTTTGTTGAATTTCCCCAAGTCGCCGACATCTTTGAAGTTGATGAAACTTTAGGGATACAATAATTATGTCCTGTTTATTCAGGTAGGGTTCCGGCATTTCCATATGGTGTTTGCTCTGCTAATAGTGAACACTTTAAATGTAAAGGGAAATGGAGGTCTTGTCTGCCGCCGGATTCTTATGACCGTAGCGAGACCGTTATTGGCAACGCTAGCGGGTTTTGGAGGGGAGAAATTCCGTCCATACCTCTTATGCTCTTCGGTGCGGTCGTCTCACAAAGGGAGAATCTTAAATAGTAGAAGATAACTAGTCAACTGTAGATGCACCTTGTTAACTCAACACGCACTGCACGAGATATCTCTTTGCAGGAGAAGTTGCATCGCTATTCCCATGTTTTGAACATTGAATGGCTTCCCGGATTGCACCTTTTGAACCCGGAAATAGCAGTACTCAATCACAACGCAATATAGTGTATTGTAGTGAAAAGTAGATCAACTAGAAGCTTCAGAAATCTATGATTGAAAAAGTGGTTCAAATGGAGTGTATCCCGACTCCGAATGTGTGCTATGCGATTCCCAAGCGCTATCTGGATCATCAAATTTTGCGAGGGATAGATCATATCACAACGGAGGCTTGATTTTAGGCGGCATCCAGTGGGCCTGCCAACTTCACGCAGTGAGTGTGCCGGACAACCGGTGCACGCACAAACAGGGGTCGAGTGAGCGGGCTTGGCAGGATGAACGACGGTTGCGAGCGTTTTGAGGCACGGTGAGTGAAGTTGAAACAGAATGGGGCACAATATTCCGCAGCCTAGGGGAATATCTCGCAAAGCCGGAGCGGCGATCCAAAGAAAAGGAAATATTCGTGGATATCGTCGATATTCCGGATTTGTTCGACGAATACGGACTAGGGTGGTGCGGTCCAGTCTCCGAAGTTTCCCGAGCATTGCAGATGCGCCGGGTGGGACCGGGACTCCTGGTCTCGGACAAAATCCCAGATCTGCCCTGGCAGGGTGCGCATGTCTTCCTGTGGTTTGAAATAATGTttcggtacggagtaatcaACGACGAGAAGATTGGCGTTGAAATTATGAGCGGAATAACCCAGGTGTGCATTGTTCTCAACTGTGGCATTATTAATTACTGAGATATGTATGGAGCACGCCGTGGCCAGCAGTGCGCGGTGTGTAGAGGTATGCAGTCCCATGGGGATGTATCTAGTACAATTCATCTCCTCACATGTGAACTCGAAGGGATGATCTCTTCATCAACATGGTCTGGGGGGTTACTGGTCTCGTTGGGGCAAAGAAGGCCCTACCTAAGACACGAAGGATACGGTTGAAGAGCAGTAGTCGGTCACAACGGTTCTCCATGCGCCGTTTCTTTTGTTCccctttttgcttttcattTTACATCTTCCCCCCTCCttactattattattattttgctCAATAATCGTAACTGGAGACTGAGCAATAGTGCCGGTAGAGATAGGCAAAGAGCACGCCTATCTATACTAAACACCGCATATCGATTAGACCTCCGTCGCAAAAAACCATTCCCCACAAAAAGAGATATCAATCTGCCGGGAAATCAAAACGTGGGGCTCTTTACAGTCAAGACCTTCTCCCTCTGTCGCTTTAAACGAACTAACCCGCCTAAACCGAATTCATGAGCCCTGCGGAGGATATCCACGAGTTTACGTGACAAGCTCAAGCTCATGCGTGGGACAAACTCGTGACTTGAATCTGTGACTATGAGAAAAGTCTGGGGTCCAATCGGGCGTGTGTGATTTGGTGACGAGCTGCGATGTCGGATGCTTATTTTGTGGAGCCGGCCGCCTGGTATAAACAGCTTCAACTTCCGTCATGTGTTGACGGCTTTCGCAGGACATTCTACCAACTTGCCGGAGAGAATCAAGACGGGATGTTTTTAGCAAAATCGAATGACGATGCAGTGATCAGGAACATAGAACCATCCAAGATGCATACGGCTCTTTACAGCTGTGTTCAGCCTCTGTTCCTTTTGAAGAAACATAGCTCAGAGCATTGCCAGATAGGTAAACAAAGGCATGGTGCCTCTCACTGTACGTAAGGATCATGCTAAAGTCGAAAACGAGATAGGTCCTCCGAATTATTTATAGTGCTGTGCCAAAAAGGACTTGCATCCCTCCGTTCGGCAATAGGATATTTGTTGAACATTGGAATACGTAGCTAGAAGAAAGCCATCGAGAGTATGCATGAGCAAGAATCAAAAAATAATGGATAGATGAATATTCTTTGAACAAAATGATCGTAATGTTCCCCAGGGGAGCCGGAATGATCATTCTGCCAAGAAGGGCAGCAGTCTGCATGCCTGCGTTACTCACGGCAGAGGAAAACATATGCCCGGGCCCGCGGCCGTACCAAATAATGCCGTACACGCGGCTGTTTACTcaccaatcagaagaagaaagacagAAAGGGCGACATCGCACAATCTCTGCCACCGCTCGGTGGACCTCCCTAGCGAAAAATTTCGTCCTTGTTTTGTTGATGTATTGTTTTTTGGTGCAATGGTCAGTAGCTGTGTAATGGACACCACCCCATACAGCGGCATACATTGAAACAGGTGCTAGGACCTCGATGTTCGTGAAGTGCGATGGATGATGGATGGGAGGAGTAGTCACGTACAAATATGTTTGTAGCCAGCCGATGAAAACGTAATGTTTTAACGTTTGGCGCTGGCTGGTCATCGGTCGAAATTAGCTCTAAAGCCTAAAGTGGTTAAGGTTTCCCAGATTTTCGTCGCCGTAAGAGAATCCCTGTCGAAGAGTGGGACCGCTCACTGTGATCTGGGTAATCGGACACGTGTGATTGGTCAGTGGTGCTTATCAGGCTTTTAAGGTTTTGAGCTTCTTTGCTCCCCCGCGGCGCAAGGACCGAGGGAGAAAGCTGATTGCGCACCGCTTGTTCCTTGGAAGGCGTCGCGACAGCTCGCTCGTTCACATGCTTCGTAGGCGCCGGTGCGCTGCTTGACAGATGCGATGGAAAAGGTCTTCATGAAGACGAATCTGCGGGAATTGGAGTCCCGTTTCGCCTATACACTCTTCATTATGTAGCAATTTCGAGCGCCATCCACCGCTGGCCGCTTCATACGGAGTGCACCCGTTATCACGGCTACTGGAGGTAGCACAATAAGAACCTGTCACTGGTTCACCTGGCGTTCCCTGGGCCGTCTTGCCACGAGTGTACATCGGGACTGGACCCCCACAATACCGGGTTGTCGAAGGAGGTTCGGCCGGAGCTCTTCCTGCATGATCAATCACTTCCTCACATAACTCTCCCTCTTTCTCCCCGTCTTCTTTCATTATCTTTTTCCTTCCCAGCTTCCCTGCAACCCAAGATAGAGATACACCCCGATCCTTTTTTTAGACAATTTTCAACCTTTATAATCACCCTGGGGCGGCATAGCTGAAGTGATATCCTTTAGCTCCATTCCCTAATTGAATCGCAACATTAGCGCTCTCTGTCGGTCGCCGACGGAAGAAATGGGACTCCCAGAAATCGCACATGATTCGATTATCGAAGAGGAGCAGCCGTACGTGTACTCGGAGTACAAGTCGGAGAAGGGGTATGGCTGGGCAGAGGCCTTGCCCCAACGGCAAGGTCTCTATGACCCTGAGCTAGAGAAAGATGCCTGTGGTGTAGGGTTTACAGCGTGCGTAAAATTGGGTCCAAAGCATTTGGGGCGGTGTTGCTAACCGATTGGTTCAGTCATATCAAGGGAAAGCCGAGTCACAAGATCATCACCGATGGTAAGGAGGGCTCATTACCTTAGACCTGATACGTCAGACTGACTCCCGTTGGCGTCGATTAGCACGATACCTTCTTTGCAACATGACCCATCGAGGGGCAGTAGGGTCAGATGCACGAGACGGTGACGGCGCTGGTGTTATGACTAGTATACCTCACAAGTTCTTCATCAAACACTTTGCCCGGGACGTTGGGGTAGAACTCCCGCCTCTAGGCCAGTATGCAGCGGGCAACCTATTTTTTAAACCAGATCCTGAAGCCCTTAAAGAGTCGAAAGCCATATTTGAAGACTTGGCTAGGTCGCTGGACCTTCGCGTTTTGGGATGGCGTGAAGTTCCTCGTGATTCGACGCTTCTTGGCCCCGCAGCATTGTCTAGAGAGCCATATATTATACAACCATTTGTTGTACTTCATTCCGCTTATGGCGATGGGAGCACCCCAGATCGCCGCCATGCGGAATTGTTTGATGAAAGAACGTTCGAAAGACAACTTTATGTCTTGCGGAAACGGGCGACTCATGTTTTGGGTTTGGCCAACTGGTTCTATATCTGCTCCTTGAGCAACAAGAACATTGTTTATAAGGGTCAGCTTGCGCCCATCCAGGTTTATGAATATTATCATGATCTTCTTTCAGTCGATTATGAAGGCCATTTTGCACTTGTCCACTCCCGATTCTCGACAAATACGTTTCCGTCGTGGGATCGTGCGCAGCCGTTGCGATGGGCCGCTCACAATGGAGAGATTAACACCTTGCGCGGGAATAAAAACTGGATGAGAGCTAGAGAAGGTGTCTTGAGGTCTGACATTTTTGGCGACGAGCTTGAACATTTGTATCCAATCGTCGAAGAGGGCGGTTCGGATTCTGCTGCTTTCGATAACGTGCTCGAACTGCTCACTATTAACGGAGTATTGTCTCTGCCCGAGGCGGTCATGTTGATGGTTCCCGAAGCATGGCAGGACAATCCAGCGATGGATTCTAAAAAGGCTGCTTTCTATGAGTGGGCTGCCTGTTTGATGGAGCCGTGGGATGGCCCTGCTCTCTTCACCTTCTCGGACGGTCGCTATTGCGGTGCGAATCTCGACCGAAATGGTCTTCGTCCCTGTAGGTACTATGTCACCGATGATGACCGTATCATCTGTGCTTCGGAAGTAGGCACCATCGCCATTGACCCGGAGCGCGTTATCGAAAAAGGGCGATTACAGCCTGGAAAAATGCTCCTTGTTGACACAGCTGCCGGGAGAATCATCGATGACAGGGAATTAAAGAGAACAGTGGCGAATCGCCAGCCTTTCCAGGATTGGATCGAGACACATTTGCTCAGCCTGCCCAAAATTCATAAAAAGGCCGCCGAAAAGGGTAGTCTAGCACCCGCACTGGATGACACCACCATTCAACAGGACCCGCGGCTCAAGGCTTTTAGCTACTCATTTGAACAAGTTAGTCTTCTGCTCGGCCCCATGGCCGCAGATTCTAAAGAAGCTCTCGGGTCCATGGGGAACGATGCTCCGCTGGCTTGTTTGGCGCAGCAGCCACGTCTTCTGTATGAATACTTCCGCGAGCTTTTTGCTCAAGTCACAAATCCGCCGATTGATCCTATCCGCGAAGCAATTGTCATGTCTCTGGAATGCTACGTTGGGCCTCAGGGAAACTTACTAGAAATCGATCCCT
This window harbors:
- a CDS encoding uncharacterized protein (EggNog:ENOG410PXR1~COG:T), which gives rise to MQDQGQRPRQEDRYAFITPQGFPACDHRQFAFFAVYDGHEHLHLNLISSPAFQAGDCENAIRGAIDAEENQLIEGFASGGNDASTSGSTVALALVDLNKGEVVITNLGDSHIVLGELEWTGGKLTYKVKRLTTADNPDVLEEKSRVEAAGTIKMSRALRVLQYKKPLNDEDAARDFISSQPHICLLKPNPDILSVLIIATHDVRTVDEHTLVEFIGQQMEEGHDAGSICEKYYTKMCIKKTSR